The Triticum aestivum cultivar Chinese Spring chromosome 7B, IWGSC CS RefSeq v2.1, whole genome shotgun sequence genome window below encodes:
- the LOC123161191 gene encoding uncharacterized protein, whose translation MAVAAQPLLASALLALLLAAASAADTKNNPADELVSLINSNRTASKASNLADNQGLGCIALQYIKAYKGQCDQVGGNKKPVDSSFIDTFAPNCGVQAASLAKITGRLLACQPSYPPPAQAFDMLIADERSLQVLHSKNHTEVGAAVTGTSGGGPYFWCVLFSNGKPNSSFTVEGGVPKTAHPGCFSGNNDECSGAISTGVGAWTLVSATLFALAGAFTL comes from the exons ATGGCGGTCGCCGCTCAGCCGCTGCTGGCCTCCGCGCTCCTCgcgctcctcctcgccgccgcctccgctgccgATACTAAGA ATAACCCTGCCGATGAGCTTGTGAGCTTGATCAACTCCAACCGTACCGCCAGCAAGGCATCAAATCTTGCTGATAATCAAGGTCTTGGATGCATTGCTCTGCAGTACATAAAAGCATATAAGGGTCAGTGCGACCAGGTGGGTGGAAACAAGAAGCCCGTGGATTCCAGTTTCATCGACACATTTGCCCCAAATTGTGGTGTCCAAGCTGCAAGCCTTGCCAAGATCACTGGGAGGCTCCTGGCGTGCCAGCCAAGCTACCCACCTCCAGCGCAGGCCTTCGACATGCTCATTGCTGATGAGAGGAGCCTCCAAGTACTGCATAGCAAGAACCACACAGAGGTGGGGGCGGCTGTCACCGGCACTTCTGGCGGCGGTCCGTATTTCTGGTGTGTCTTGTTCAGCAACGGGAAGCCCAACTCGAGCTTCACGGTAGAAGGGGGTGTTCCCAAGACTGCCCATCCTGGATGCTTCAGCGGCAACAATGACGAGTGCAGTGGTGCCATTTCGACCGGTGTGGGTGCATGGACACTGGTGTCGGCCACTCTTTTTGCTCTGGCTGGCGCCTTTACTTTGTGA
- the LOC123158999 gene encoding organelle RRM domain-containing protein 2, mitochondrial isoform X1 yields MAAVAARFGLRRMFSIADFATPNARMFSISAFAPPSPPTPPPKADPSPNLFVSGLSKRTTTDGLREAFAKFGEVEHARVVTDRVTGFSKGFGFVRYVTVEDAAKGIEGMDGKGSLGAVVKLLPCDHEVMGSSPGNSLLQKCRERLRTIDPKWSDPSLDPAQAGATCTSFWMDGLFLPNMLDPDHRRRWEGQLRSHNNHGALLVPGAHSR; encoded by the exons atggcggcggtggcggcaaggTTCGGGCTCCGACGCATGTTCTCCATCGCCGACTTCGCGACGCCGAACGCGCGCATGTTCTCCATCTCGGCCTTCGCGCCGCCGAGCCCGCCCACGCCTCCCCCGAAGGCCGACCCCTCCCCCAACCTCTTCGTCTCCG GGCTAAGCAAGCGTACAACAACTGATGGACTTAGAGAAGCTTTTGCAAAGTTTGGGGAAGTTGAACACG CTCGAGTTGTCACAGATCGTGTCACTGGTTTTTCTAAGGGGTTTGGCTTTGTAAGGTATGTTACGGTTGAAGATGCAGCTAAAGGAATAGAAGGAATGGATGGAAAA gggagccttggcgcagtggtaaagctgctgccttgtgaccatgaggtcatgggttcaagtcctggaaacagcctcttacagaaatgtagggaaaggctgcgtactatagacccaaagtggtcggacccttccctggaccctgcgcaagcgggagctacatgcaccag TTTCTGGATGGATGGGTTATTTTTGCCGAATATGCTAGACCCAGACCACCGCCGCAGATGGGAGGGGCAACTCCGCAGCCACAACAATCATGGGGCACTCCTGGTTCCTGGGGCTCACAGTAGATGA
- the LOC123158999 gene encoding organelle RRM domain-containing protein 2, mitochondrial isoform X2 → MAAVAARFGLRRMFSIADFATPNARMFSISAFAPPSPPTPPPKADPSPNLFVSGLSKRTTTDGLREAFAKFGEVEHARVVTDRVTGFSKGFGFVRYVTVEDAAKGIEGMDGKFLDGWVIFAEYARPRPPPQMGGATPQPQQSWGTPGSWGSQ, encoded by the exons atggcggcggtggcggcaaggTTCGGGCTCCGACGCATGTTCTCCATCGCCGACTTCGCGACGCCGAACGCGCGCATGTTCTCCATCTCGGCCTTCGCGCCGCCGAGCCCGCCCACGCCTCCCCCGAAGGCCGACCCCTCCCCCAACCTCTTCGTCTCCG GGCTAAGCAAGCGTACAACAACTGATGGACTTAGAGAAGCTTTTGCAAAGTTTGGGGAAGTTGAACACG CTCGAGTTGTCACAGATCGTGTCACTGGTTTTTCTAAGGGGTTTGGCTTTGTAAGGTATGTTACGGTTGAAGATGCAGCTAAAGGAATAGAAGGAATGGATGGAAAA TTTCTGGATGGATGGGTTATTTTTGCCGAATATGCTAGACCCAGACCACCGCCGCAGATGGGAGGGGCAACTCCGCAGCCACAACAATCATGGGGCACTCCTGGTTCCTGGGGCTCACAGTAG
- the LOC123162372 gene encoding uncharacterized protein — MRLLSFVPCGCRAGPIDDAPPADQLQQQAAATTTGAAARRRRRRARSLGGSPQWRPALGDIYEGVAVDVGKAAAGGRVVPARPGRVASRVLPRAHSDEYRHIETASSMPAFAPTAFLF, encoded by the exons ATGAGGCTCTTGTCGTTCGTGCCCTGCGGCTGCCGTGCTGGACCTATCGACGACGCGCCGCCTGCGGATCAGCTGCAGCAGCAGGCTGCTGCCACGACCACCGGCGCGGCGgcaaggaggaggcggaggagggccAGGTCGCTGGGCGGTTCGCCGCAGTGGAGGCCGGCGCTTGGGGACATCTATGAGGGTGTCGCGGTGGACGTGGGCAAGGCCGCAGCGGGTGGGCGCGTCGTCCCGGCCAGGCCCGGCAGGGTGGCCTCCAGGGTCCTGCCCCGCGCGCACAGTGACGAATACAG GCACATCGAGACGGCGTCGTCGATGCCGGCGTTCGCGCCGACGGCGTTCCTGTTCTGA